GGCTTGGTGGCTAATTtgccgctcggccttgcTCCTGGCCTTGGTGCAAACGCATACTTTGCATTCACTGTGGTTGGATCCGGAATGATCAAGTACGGTGATGCCCTTGCTGTCATCTGGCTCGAAGGTTGGATTTTCCTCATCCTCTCCATCTTTGGTGTTCGCCAATGGCTTGCCCGTATCCTACCCAATTCTCTAAAGTTGAGCACAGGTGCCGGTATTGGATTGTATCTTGCCTTTATTGGACTCGGCCCCAATGGTTTGGACGTGATCGGCTTAGACTATGACAATCTTGTTGGTTTTGCAGGATGTCTTGCGCAATTCCGAGATCCCGATCATAAGAATCTGTGTACATCACACGTCCTTCAAAACCCTACCATGTGGGTAGGCATCTTCCTTGGTGGCGTCCTGATTACGTTTCTTATGATGTACCGCGTCCGTGGTGCAATGATCATTGGCATTATTCTTGTCGCTGTCTCGTCCTGGCCGCGCGGTTCGTCCGTCACGCAATTTCCTTATACCAGTGACGGAGACGATAACTGGAACTTCTTCAAGCAAGTCGCAACATGGCACAATATCAGCCCTGTGGGCCCACAAAATATTAATTGGACGGGCTATAATACTGGAAAGGCATGGCTTGCTTTGATCACTTTCTTGTATATCGACTTGCTGGACACGACCGGTACGCTGTATGCGATGGCTACTCAGGCACGTCTAGTCGACGAGCGGACGGGCGATTTTGAAGGAAGTGCTACCGCCTACATGGCCGATGCCATTTCTATTTCGGCTGGAAGTCTTCTTGGATGTTCGCCGTGCACGGCGTTCATCGAGAGTGCTTCGGGTATCGCCGAAGGTGGCCGTACCGGCATTACTGCGTTGGTCATTGCGTTCTGGTTCTTCATGTCGCTTTTCTTTGCACCCATCTTCTCCTCGCTCCCTCCTTGGGCCACTGGCTCTGTATTGGTGATTGTCGGCTCGATGATGATGCACAGCGTAACGGAGATCAATTGGGGTTATCTTGGCGACTCGCTGCCTGCCTTTTTAACCATTATCGGTATCCCGTTCATGTACAACATTGCCTATGGTCTCATCACGGGCATCATTTCTTACGTTATTTTGAACGTCGGGCCCTGGCTGATTCTCAAAGCGACGCGGGGGCGAGTCGTTCCTGCGGGATGGTACACCGACCGCGAACCCTGGGGCGTTGCACCAAGCCGGTTCATCATGTCCGATTTGGAGACCAAAAGCATGAACGGCTTCCAAAAGTTTGCTGTGAAGAGTAGCATCTTCCCCCCCTGGCTCAAGAAACTAATTATGGGCCGGAAGCAGTTCTGGAAGTTGACCGACGAGGAGGTCGAGGACTACCTCGAGGGCCGGCGCGAGACGGAGCGTCGTATTGCGCAACGTGAAGCGCGACGCTTTGCGGATCGCGAAGAGCGCCGCCACGCCCTTCCCCCCTTGGACGAGGAAGTTCCTGCGCTGATGGAGCACTCCGAGAAGCCCTCCACGCCATACTAGTGTACAATAGTCTCAACCACCTGTCacgtgccgagcgactTCCCAAGTCGATGCCCCGTGGCGTTTGGGGTGTTCTTGGCAGAAGTAGTCTACGCTCCTGGACGCCTAGATCGACGCGGACCCTCATGACGGACGTGAGTGAGTACGGCAACTttcggcggctcgcgcgcgagccgctcaAGTACGCCCCCGACATCACTGTGGAAAAATGGAAGAGCACCAAGTCGGGCCTGACTGTGCTCTGGGCAAACTTTGAGAGCCCGCTACTGAATGCGTACATcacggtcgcgagcgagatCTTTAATGACAGTGGTGTGCCGCATACACTGGAGCACCTCGTGTtcctcggcagcgagcaGTACCCGTACAAAggcgtgctcgactcgCTTGCGAACCGTGCCTTTGCGCAAGGAACAAACGCCTGGACGGCGAACGACCACACTGCGTACACGCTCACCACGGCAGGTGCTGACGGTTTCCTGCGTATGCTGCCCGTGTACTGCGACCATGTCTTTTACCCTACTCTTACGCACGACGGCTTCGTGACCGAAGTGTACCATGTGAACCCCAAGTTTGAGGACGCGGGTGTGGTCTACTCCGAGATGCAAGGCCGTGAGAACTCGCCGGCAGACCTCATGGAACTCaagacgcagcgcatgctTTACCCTCGCAGCAGTGCCTATCGCAGCGAGACCGGCGGCCTGAtgtcggcgctgcgtgtgctgACGATTGATGATATCCGGAAGTACCATCACCAGTACTATGTGCCGTACAACACTGCGATGGTGATTTGTGGTCCCCTTGAGCACGAGAAGCTCTTTGCGACactcgccgagatcgaggcgcgTTTTGAGGCCAAGGCTTCggccctcggcgagcacggccCCCCCGGCTGGAAGCGGCCGTTTATGGAGACGCCCTCGCGCGTTCCGCCCGTGATTGACGGCTCGATGATTGTCCAAGAAGGGGTGGACGACGCAGAGATGCCCGCGGACGGCACGCTgtgccgtcgccggcgcatgGTCCAGCTCGACTTTCCCGAGACGGACGAGTCGGTGGGCGAGGTGCAGATCTCGTATGTGGGCCCGCGCCTTGAGGAcaagcaggcgctgcaagCGCTCGATGTGCTCGGCACCTACCtgagcgactcggcggTGAGCCCACTGCAGCGGACCTTTGTCGAGATCGACCAGCCTCTATGCACTGACATTTACATGGCGAATGACGAACGTGCTGGTGCGTCGATCCTCTCCATCTCCTTTAGCAGCGtgcccaaggccgagctcgaggcgatggacgTAAAGCTCGTGATGCTGCTCAAAGAAGTCGCCGCCAACATGGATAtggagcgcatgcgcacggtgctgcgtcgcgagcgtTTGCGCCTGCTGAGCCACCTCGAGATGCGCCCTGCGGACTGCTTCTCGGACGTGCTTATCCACGAGTTCCTCTATGGCAAGCTGGACGGCAGCGAGCTCAAgacgtcgctcgacgacatGCACCGcttcgacgtgctcgacacCTACACGGCCGACGACTGGGCCAAGATCCTGATCGACAACCTCGTGGCGAATCCCCGTGTGGTGGTGATTGGCCGCCCCTCGACGAAGCTTGTGCAGCAGATCAAGGCCGAGACGAAGGAGCGTATCGCGaagcgcaaagaggcgATGGGCCCCCAAGGCCAGcaagagctcgaggcgacgctGCAGGCGGCACGCAAAGCGAACGACCAGCCGATCCCCGATCGGATGCTCGAGGACTTTGCGATCCCGCCCAGCGACTCGATCTCGTGGATCCCGgtggcgacggcgcgcaccggcccCGAGGTCCCCGGTGTGCCGCTTGTGCTCCCCAACGCCACCGAGAAAGAccgcgcggtgcaggcgcacgtcgaccgTGACGGCGTCGTGCCTCCCTTCTTTATCCAGTACGACCAGATCCACTCCAAGTTTGTGATGCTGACGCTCGTCTTTGGCACGGAGTCGGTCCcccaggcgctgcgtcccTTTTTGACGCTTTATCTTTCTACCCTCTTTTCGCTGCCTGtcacgcgcctcgacggctCGGGCGAGCAGCTGAACTACGAGGCGGTggtcaaggcgctcgacgaagACGTGCTCGAGTACGATGCGGCGATCGGTCTCGGCTCGAGCTTCTCCGAGACGATTGCGGTGGAATTCAAGGTCGAGGCGTCGCAGTACGAGACGGGTATTGCCTGGCTACGCGACCTCTTGTGGGGCAGCGAGTTttcgctcgagcgcctgcgtgtCGCCGCGGCAAAGCTCGCGCAGTCGCTCCCCGAGCAGAAGCGCGACGGGCGTGCCGTTTCGTGGGcgctctcgcgctcgatgcTCTTTTCCGAGTGCGACTCGACGAGCCTCGCTAATTCGATTCTGAtgcaggcgcgcatcgtcccCGAGATTGTCACGATGCTGCACCAGAGCCCCGACCGCGTGCTGGAGAAGTTTGAGGTGATCCGGCGCACTCTCCTGCACcccgatgcgctgcgcgtgtcgGTGTCGGGCGACATTCTTTCGCTCTCTGCCCCCAACCGCCCGTGGGTCGAGATGTTTGCGCGCCCCGAGTGGCTGCCGACGCCCCCACGCCCCCACGCGCTGCCGTGGGCGCGCGATGTGGTGAACAGTGTCGGTGTGCACCCCGCGCGCAAAGGCACGCTCTGTGCGCTCTCCTCGATCGAGAGCTCGTTTGCGGTGTTtaccgcgcgcggcatccCCGAGTACCACGACCCCGACTatgcggcgctggtcgTGACGATCACTGTGCTGAATGCGATGGAGTCGTTCCTGTGGCGCTTTATCCGTGGCGCCGGCCTGgcgtacggcgcgacgaTCCGCAACGaccccgaggcgcagcacatCCACTTTACGCTCTTCCGCTCGCCGAACTCGGCCAAGGCCTTTATCGAAGGGCGCAAGGTCATCCAGGCGCTTgcgagcgagtcgggcaAGCTTGAAGACGGCACGGTGCTGCGCGTGGACGAGACGACGCTCGAGAGTGCCAAGTCGTCGCTGCACTACAGTGTCGCGGATTCCGAAGGCACGgtcggctcggcggcgctcgagtcgttcctcgacgcggtgaTCAAGCGCGCGGGCAAAGGGCGCGGCCACCgcatgctcgccgaggcgaacCGCGTGACGCTGGAGGACGTGCAGCGGTGCTTAACCAAGTACGTCCTGCCCCTCTTTGATCCCGCGACGTCGGTGTGCGCCGTGGCCTGCTCGCCCTCTGCCGAGGACGATATCCTGGAGCAGCTCAGTACGATTGGGTACGACATGCAAAAGGTTGAGATGCCAAGCACCGCCAACGGTTCCGACTCGGAGGAGAGCTCGGATTCAGGTAGCTACGACTCGGACAGTGAGTCTGGGTCTGTTTAGAACTACGTCCGTTGGAAAGAGAGGAACAAAAGGTTGTACCCCTCGAACTCGTATAGAATGCGGTCGCTCTTGCGGTagtgctcgagctcgagcatgcgcagcggcgacgcgtccgtGCCCTCGTCCGACACAAAGAGCGTCAGCGTAAAGCTCCCCGGCTCAAACATGTCCACGACACGCTGAACGAGCGTGTGGAcgtgtgcggcgtgcggctgttgcgcctcggcggccgacggctCGTCGCAGTCGAGCGCAATGTTCGTCTCAAAGCTCGCGTAGCTGCTGCCGTCCTCCGGCGTGACGTGCACCGTCCAGTAGCCGGCCGAGTGCGCCGGGCATGCCGGCACCAGAGCGTTGGCCGAGTAGCCGCACGGCTCAAACGCGAaggcgtcgagctgcgtgctgGGAAAGAGGTGCGAGAGACCAATGTGGCTCGAgagctccttgccgagcgcgtggccgtggtcgagcgccgcgccaatGTCCGGCACCTGGCCGTTGGACAGCGCCGTCCGGCCGTCTGGGAGCACGTCAAAGACAAActgcttgcgcgccttggccgagaGCTCAGTCATGAGGATTTCAAGCGTCATGTCGGCGCTGTTTgcccgctgcggcggcgccgggccATCGTGCGCCGGAgcatcgtgcgcggccATGTAGAGGAGCCAGTGGTCGCCGTTCATCTTGCCGACCGTGTACGCCGCACCGTTCTCAAAGTACTTGTCGAGGAGTTCTGTCTCGAGCATCCAGTCGCGGTGCGGCCCCTGCTGCTTCTCCGGGAACATGAAGCTCTTGCGCGAGTAAAAGCAGCGGTAGaccgtcgcgccgagctgcttggGCTCGACGTCGGTTGCGACCGCCTGGGAGAGCAcggtgctcgagacggACGAGCCATACTGCACACTCTCGtcgtcaaagagcgccgtcttggcgatgcgcagcaggcggtcgaggccCAGGAGGAGCGTCGTCGTGCCACATGTCTTGAGCACAATCTTGTGGGGGTATACAAACATGGACGATTCACTGAGCAGGTACGCATCCATCTCTGCGCTCGTCTCCACGCTCAGCGTCTTGCACTTGACCAGGTCTAGCATGCCTTCCcaggtgctgcgcggcacgcgccgcaggcccACACGGCCGACCGGTGCGCCGTTCGCGGCGTAGTCTGCGCACTCGGGCAGCTCCATCACGGACGGCGCGAACCACAGCTCCAGGAGCTTCTCAGGCCCCTCGAAAGGACCAGAGAGGTCCGTCACGTCAAggtgcgacgcgtccgTGTCGTTCcactgcgcctcggcggccacCGCACTCGCCTCGAGATCCATCGTAGAAGGGAAAGTCACGTGAACACGATGACCGCTTCGCTGCTGGTGGCGCACAAGCCAGAagggcgcgcgctgctggtcgtcggcgcgaaCAAGCTCGCGGCGATCCGTGTACAGGCCGCGCATGCGGCGGGGATGGTGCCAATCGTCGTTTGGTCGGGGA
The sequence above is a segment of the Malassezia japonica chromosome 6, complete sequence genome. Coding sequences within it:
- a CDS encoding uncharacterized protein (TransMembrane:7 (o6-33i76-99o119-141i153-174o180-197i204-222o228-246i); EggNog:ENOG503NUXY; COG:S) — protein: MWVGIFLGGVLITFLMMYRVRGAMIIGIILVAVSSWPRGSDGDDNWNFFKQVATWHNISPVGPQNINWTGYNTGKAWLALITFLYIDLLDTTGTLYAMATQARLVDERTGDFEGSATAYMADAISISAGSLLGCSPCTAFIESASGIAEGGRTGITALVIAFWFFMSLFFAPIFSSLPPWATGSVLVIVGSMMMHSVTEINWGYLGDSLPAFLTIIGIPFMYNIAYGLITGIISYVILNVGPWLILKATRGRVVPAGWYTDREPWGVAPSRFIMSDLETKSMNGFQKFAVKSSIFPPWLKKLIMGRKQFWKLTDEEVEDYLEGRRETERRIAQREARRFADREERRHALPPLDEEVPALMEHSEKPSTPY
- a CDS encoding uncharacterized protein (MEROPS:MER0003909; EggNog:ENOG503NV61; COG:O; BUSCO:EOG09260DFH), which translates into the protein MTDVSEYGNFRRLAREPLKYAPDITVEKWKSTKSGLTVLWANFESPLLNAYITVASEIFNDSGVPHTLEHLVFLGSEQYPYKGVLDSLANRAFAQGTNAWTANDHTAYTLTTAGADGFLRMLPVYCDHVFYPTLTHDGFVTEVYHVNPKFEDAGVVYSEMQGRENSPADLMELKTQRMLYPRSSAYRSETGGLMSALRVLTIDDIRKYHHQYYVPYNTAMVICGPLEHEKLFATLAEIEARFEAKASALGEHGPPGWKRPFMETPSRVPPVIDGSMIVQEGVDDAEMPADGTLCRRRRMVQLDFPETDESVGEVQISYVGPRLEDKQALQALDVLGTYLSDSAVSPLQRTFVEIDQPLCTDIYMANDERAGASILSISFSSVPKAELEAMDVKLVMLLKEVAANMDMERMRTVLRRERLRLLSHLEMRPADCFSDVLIHEFLYGKLDGSELKTSLDDMHRFDVLDTYTADDWAKILIDNLVANPRVVVIGRPSTKLVQQIKAETKERIAKRKEAMGPQGQQELEATLQAARKANDQPIPDRMLEDFAIPPSDSISWIPVATARTGPEVPGVPLVLPNATEKDRAVQAHVDRDGVVPPFFIQYDQIHSKFVMLTLVFGTESVPQALRPFLTLYLSTLFSLPVTRLDGSGEQLNYEAVVKALDEDVLEYDAAIGLGSSFSETIAVEFKVEASQYETGIAWLRDLLWGSEFSLERLRVAAAKLAQSLPEQKRDGRAVSWALSRSMLFSECDSTSLANSILMQARIVPEIVTMLHQSPDRVLEKFEVIRRTLLHPDALRVSVSGDILSLSAPNRPWVEMFARPEWLPTPPRPHALPWARDVVNSVGVHPARKGTLCALSSIESSFAVFTARGIPEYHDPDYAALVVTITVLNAMESFLWRFIRGAGLAYGATIRNDPEAQHIHFTLFRSPNSAKAFIEGRKVIQALASESGKLEDGTVLRVDETTLESAKSSLHYSVADSEGTVGSAALESFLDAVIKRAGKGRGHRMLAEANRVTLEDVQRCLTKYVLPLFDPATSVCAVACSPSAEDDILEQLSTIGYDMQKVEMPSTANGSDSEESSDSGSYDSDSESGSV
- the SPE2 gene encoding adenosylmethionine decarboxylase (BUSCO:EOG09263LNF; COG:T; EggNog:ENOG503NUFX), which produces MDLEASAVAAEAQWNDTDASHLDVTDLSGPFEGPEKLLELWFAPSVMELPECADYAANGAPVGRVGLRRVPRSTWEGMLDLVKCKTLSVETSAEMDAYLLSESSMFVYPHKIVLKTCGTTTLLLGLDRLLRIAKTALFDDESVQYGSSVSSTVLSQAVATDVEPKQLGATVYRCFYSRKSFMFPEKQQGPHRDWMLETELLDKYFENGAAYTVGKMNGDHWLLYMAAHDAPAHDGPAPPQRANSADMTLEILMTELSAKARKQFVFDVLPDGRTALSNGQVPDIGAALDHGHALGKELSSHIGLSHLFPSTQLDAFAFEPCGYSANALVPACPAHSAGYWTVHVTPEDGSSYASFETNIALDCDEPSAAEAQQPHAAHVHTLVQRVVDMFEPGSFTLTLFVSDEGTDASPLRMLELEHYRKSDRILYEFEGYNLLFLSFQRT